One Epinephelus lanceolatus isolate andai-2023 chromosome 17, ASM4190304v1, whole genome shotgun sequence genomic window carries:
- the LOC117248217 gene encoding peroxisomal N(1)-acetyl-spermine/spermidine oxidase-like → MATSADPEIVIIGCGIAGIAAAQRLVNAGFHHVRILEATARSGGRIKTERLGNNITEIGASYIHGPSEENPVFCLARDYGLLDPEALTQENQAMDLDERLPWVPNWFSSSGQKLSAEDMKPALEMFDELLEDTFQFRNQGEKPWASVGHFVRSEAQQRAAERWANKDESTRKLLLCAISAMLKEECCASAAPTMDEIDLAGYNIYKALTGLDCTFPDGYEGLIQNLMSELPSGLVTYNRPVHCVHWDNTESGDSTVTAECNDGERIAADHVIVTVPLGYLKKHHSTLFSPPLPAHKLNSIQRLGFGTCNKIFVEFESRWWDADCEIIFLVWEDEEDILDQVSNNSWIRKLSAFTVIKRAESHVLCGWIAGHESKYMETLSEQEVRLSVAELIRTFTGNPTITPTRILRSQWFHDPWTCGSYIYPAVGCVVQDLENMMEPLPMKGSQSQPLQVLFAGEATHPYYYSTVHGALLTGWREADRLISHYSISPD, encoded by the exons ATGGCTACAAGCGCAGACCCAGAGATAGTTATTATAGGATGCGGGATAGCAGGTATAGCGGCGGCACAGCGGCTCGTTAACGCTGGGTTTCATCATGTGAGGATACTTGAAGCGACTGCAAGGAGCGGAGGAAGAATAAAAACCGAAAGATTGG GTAACAACATTACAGAAATAGGTGCAAGTTATATCCACGGTCCATCTGAGGAGAACCCGGTGTTTTGTCTGGCACGTGACTATGGCCTCCTGGATCCAGAGGCCCTCACCCAAGAGAATCAGGCCATGGACCTCGATGAACGCCTTCCCtgggttcccaactggttcagcaGTTCAG GTCAGAAGCTCAGTGCTGAAGACATGAAACCTGCTCTGGAGATGTTTGATGAGCTATTGGAGGATACTTTCCAGTTTCGAAATCAAGGAGAAAAGCCCTGGGCCAGCGTAGGACATTTTGTTCGATCAGAG GCACAACAGCGAGCAGCAGAGAGGTGGGCCAATAAGGATGAAAGCACCAGGAAGCTGCTACTGTGTGCCATCAGTGCCATGTTGAAGGAGGAGTGCTGTGCCAGTGCAGCTCCCACCATGGACGAGATAGACCTGGCAGGATATAACATCTACAAAGCTCTAACTGGACTCGACTGCACATTCCCAGA TGGCTACGAAGGCCTAATCCAGAACTTGATGTCGGAGCTCCCCAGTGGTTTAGTGACCTACAATCGGCCTGTTCACTGTGTCCACTGGGATAACACAGAGAGCGGAGACAGCACTGTTACGGCTGAGTGTAATGATGGGGAGAGGATCGCTGCTGATCATGTTATTGTCACAGTGCCTCTAG GATACCTTAAGAAGCACCATTCAACCctgttctctcctcctctacctGCACACAAGCTGAACTCCATCCAGAGACTGGGATTTGGAACATGCAACAAAATATTTGTAGAGTTTGAATCTCGGTGGTGGGATGCTGACTGTGAGATAATCTTCCTGGTGTGGGAAGATGAG GAGGACATTTTGGACCAGGTGTCCAACAATTCCTGGATAAGGAAGTTGTCAGCGTTCACTGTGATCAAACGTGCTGAAAG CCACGTTCTCTGCGGCTGGATCGCTGGGCACGAGTCGAAGTATATGGAGACACTTTCTGAGCAGGAGGTCAGACTTTCAGTCGCGGAGCTCATCCGTACATTCACAG gaaaTCCTACCATCACCCCAACgagaatcctccgctcccagtGGTTTCATGACCCCTGGACATGCGGATCGTACATTTACCCAGCAGTAGGCTGTGTAGTGCAGGACCTGGAGAACATGATGGAGCCCCTGCCTATGAAGGGATCACAGTCACAG CCCCTGCAGGTGTTATTCGCTGGAGAGGCTACTCATCCATACTACTATTCCACTGTCCATGGAGCTCTTCTCACTGGGTGGAGAGAGGCTGACAGACTCATCTCTCACTACTCCATCAGTCCAgattaa
- the LOC117248218 gene encoding peroxisomal N(1)-acetyl-spermine/spermidine oxidase-like, which translates to MAMSVNARIFIIGCGISGIAAAHRLVNAGFRHVRILEATARSGGRIKTGRLGDNIVEVGANWIHGPSEENPVFCLARKYGLLDPEALNPENQATDVEGYPPKVPNVFSSSGQKLNAEDIYPAQELFIRLMCAEFESQGGEPQACVGDFIRSKVQQRAAEEWKDVEAATRSLRLCMISNMLKQECCINGAHSMDEVGLDAFGLYKTFPGMDCTLLGGFEGLIKNLMSELPSGLVTYNQPVHCVHWNNTEKRESPVMIECDDGEKVAADHAIVTVPLGYLKKHHSDLFHPPLPLHKLHSIQRLGFGTNNKIFLEFDSPWWDADCEVIYLVWEDEDVMVDQVPDVQRSWMKKLFGFTVLKPTERYGHVLCGWIAGHESEYMETLSEQEVTHTITQLIRRFTGNPTITPRRVLRSQWFHDPWTCGSYSHPGIGCSAQDLENMREPLGSPSQPLQVLFAGEATHPDYYSTVHGALLTGWREADRLISQYSSISPDLKF; encoded by the exons ATGGCTATGAGTGTGAACGCTAGAATATTTATAATAGGATGTGGAATATCAGGTATAGCAGCGGCACACCGACTTGTCAATGCTGGATTTCGACACGTCCGGATACTTGAAGCAACTGCAAGAAGTGGAGGAAGAATAAAAACTGGTAGACTCG GTGATAATATTGTTGAGGTAGGGGCAAACTGGATCCATGGACCGTCTGAGGAGAACCCAGTGTTTTGTCTGGCCCGCAAGTACGGGCTGCTGGATCCAGAGGCCCTCAATCCAGAGAACCAGGCTACGGACGTCGAAGGATATCCCCCCAAGGTTCCAAATGTCTTCAGCAGTTCAG GTCAGAAACTGAATGCTGAGGACATCTATCCTGCTCAGGAGCTCTTCATTAGGTTAATGTGTGCAGAATTTGAAAGTCAAGGAGGAGAACCCCAGGCCTGTGTGGGAGATTTCATACGTTCAAAG GTTCAACAACGAGCAGCAGAAGAGTGGAAAGATGTTGAAGCAGCCACCAGATCTCTGCGACTGTGTATGATCAGTAACATGTTAAAGCAGGAGTGTTGTATTAACGGGGCTCACAGCATGGATGAGGTGGGTCTGGATGCCTTTGGCCTATACAAGACGTTTCCTGGGATGGACTGTACATTGCTAGG TGGCTTTGAAGGTCTTATCAAAAACCTGATGTCGGAGCTCCCCAGTGGTTTAGTGACCTACAATCAGCCTGTTCACTGTGTCCACTGgaacaacacagagaagagagagagccCTGTGATGATCGAGTGTGATGATGGGGAGAAGGTTGCTGCTGATCATGCTATTGTCACAGTTCCTCTAG GATACCTAAAGAAGCACCATTCAGACCTGTTccatcctcccctccctctaCACAAGCTGCACTCCATCCAGAGACTAGGTTTTggaacaaacaataaaattttTCTGGAGTTTGATTCACCGTGGTGGGATGCGGACTGTGAGGTCATCTACCTGGTGTGGGAGGATGAG GATGTCATGGTGGACCAGGTGCCAGATGTGCAGAGGTCCTGGATGAAGAAGTTGTTTGGCTTCACTGTGCTGAAACCCACTGAGAG GTATGGCCATGTTCTGTGTGGCTGGATTGCTGGGCATGAGTCAGAGTATATGGAGACACTGTCTGAACAggaggtcacacacaccatcacacaaCTCATCCGCAGATTTACAG GAAATCCTACCATCACCCCGAGGAGAGTCCTGCGCTCCCAGTGGTTTCATGACCCCTGGACATGTGGATCGTACTCTCACCCAGGAATAGGCTGTTCAGCGCAGGACCTGGAGAACATGAGGGAGCCCCTGGGATCACCATCACAG CCCCTGCAGGTGCTGTTTGCTGGAGAAGCTACTCATCCAGACTACTACTCCACCGTCCACGGAGCTCTTCTCACTGGGTGGAGAGAGGCTGACAGACTCATCTCTCAGTACTCCTCCATCAGTCCAGAtctaaaattttaa